Genomic segment of Desulfolucanica intricata:
GGCCGATCCACCGGAGGCGGCCACATTATGCTGCTCCTCAATAGTTTCTAAGCTTTGAGTGATTAAATAATCCATGCCCAAAAAACCATAACCCATATGCTGGAGAGAAACACCTACCATTAATAAGAGCAAAAGGCCGTAAAATAATCTCTTATACCATTTAAAGTTATACGCTGAAAACATAAAAGCCAGTGCTATAACAATACCTAACAGTATACCCATATAAAATCGAAAAGCTACGATTGGTAATAGAGCCAGAACAATGATAATTACCTTACTGACTTGAAATTTCTGCATTAACTCCATGGCATTCTTCACAATATACGTTATAAAAAAAATAATCAAACTTTCTTTCAAATTAAGTGCGGACCATACTATGAATGATGGGAAATAAGCAGCTAAAGCAAAAGTGAATTTAGCAGCTTTGCTACCGCTAAGTCTTAAGGAGATAAAATAAAGGTTTAAAGCTGCCCCGATAGCGATGATACTGTTAATAAGACGGACCACATCGGGATAATAGCCGGTAGCATAAAAAATTAAAGCGTTAAAATAATAATATCCATAGTTATTTTTTCCAATAATATAACTGTCACCGTCTTGCCAGGCCCGGGCAATTTCATTTCCCACCCGCCCGTAAGCCATAGCATCATCCGTCATTAAAGGATTCTCAAACATCAGGGTCACAATAATAAGTAATAATCTCAATAAGAAGGCACCCAGAGCTAATTTCCACATTATTGAGCGGTCATTTACCGGAATCTTGTATCCTTCGGCTAACAAGAAAACTACTATTGCAACAAGAACTACAACAGAAAAAATAATCATTTTGTCAAACACTAAGAGACTGGCTACTATAGCCAGAGCTAAAAACAGAATTAATTCAAGGCTCCGGTTTTTTGAATGTTCCTCCATAGCAAATCACCTCCTGCCAAACACTAAACTTATATTTTAATAATTTTCTCCCTACCTCTAACTACTTTTCTGGTGGCATTACGGGTATCTACAATTACTCGAGCATGTTCTGTAACCAGTTGATAATCAACACAGGAATGATCGGTTACAATTAACACAAGATCAGCACCAGAAATGTTTTCGGGAGTAAGCTCAGTACAATTTAGAAGATTTCCCTTGGCAGGTACGGCTAATTGCGGTACATAAGGATCAAAATATCGAACGATTGCTCTTTTATCTATCAATTGCTTAATAATTTTTAGGGCGGGTGACTCACGCACATCATTAACATCTTTCTTATAAGCCACACCCAAAATTAGTATCTCAGCCCCGTTTAAACAGCTACCCCTGTCATTTAAAACATTAATGATTTTTTGGATTACATATTCTGAAACTTGATTATTTAACTCACCTGCCAACTCAATAAAACGAGGCTGAAATCCATAGGCTCTGGCCTTCCAGGACAAGTAAAACGGATCTATCGGAATACAGTGGCCACCAACACCCGGCCCGGGATAAAAAATTTGAATGCCAAACGGTTTTGTGGCAGCTGCATCCAAAACTTCCCAAATATCTAACTTCATTCGGTCACATAAAAGCATAAACTCATTAACCAGGGCAATGTTCACCGCCCGGTAAGTGTTTTCAAATATCTTGGTCATCTCAGCAACATCGGGTGAGCTAACAGGAACTACACTTTCTAAACTTTGCCGGTAAAAGGTTACGGCTAAATCAGTGCAAAGGGAAGTTACACCCCCGACCACCTTGGCTACATTGGCAGTAGTAAATTTTTTATTGCCGGGATCAACTCTTTCCGGAGAAAAAGCTAAAAAATAATCAGAACCAACCTTAAGCCCACTGTCTGCCAGCATTGGTAAAACAATTTCTTTTGTTGTTCCCGGAAAGGTAGTACTTTCCAGGCTTATCAATTGGCCACGTATAAGATTTTGAGATATTTCACCTACTGCCGCTTTAATATAAGACAAATCAGGCTGATGCATTTCATTTAGCGGAGTGGGAACACACACTATAACTACATCAGCTTTTTTTAATAATGTAAAATCAGCGCTTGCCTTAAGTCTACCGGCTTTAACCAGCTCACATAAAACTTCACTGTCTACATCTTGGATGTAATTTTTGCCTTCATTTAGTATATTGACACGGGATATATTTTTATCAATACCAATCACTTTAAAGCCAATCTTAGCTTGCTCCACAGCCAGCGGTAATCCTACATAACCCAGGCCAATTACAGCGATGCAAGCCGATCTGTTTAATAATTTTTCCACTAACCGTTTCGCTAAATAGTTCCCCTGCTTATTACCTATCACCCAGGTCACCGTCCTTATTAGATTGTTTTAAACCCGCCACTTTAACCAAATATGCAATAATTTTTTCCTCAGTGAAATCCTGCTCTTGCTCTAAAAATTGCAGCATTTCCTCCAGGTTGCTATAATTGTTCTTTTGGGAAACCACTTTAAAAATCCGCTTATGCTTTGTAGCTATAAGCTGTTCTTTAGCGGAATACAGATTCTCGGAATATTTCTCTCCCGGACGAATACCGGTATATTTTATCCTTATATCTTTCTCCGGTTCAAAACCGGACAGCTTGATTAAATTTTTAGCCAGCTCAACTATAGACACTGGTTCACCCATATCCAAAATAAATATCTCACCTCCTTCAGCTAATGCACCGGCCTGAATAACCAGCTGTGCTGCCTCGGGTATAGTCATAAAATAACGCTCCATGGCCGGATGAGTTACAGTAACCGGCCCACCGGAGGCAATCTGTTTTTTAAAAAGCGGAATTACACTGCCCCTGCTGCCCAAAACATTGCCAAAGCGCACTGCTACAAATTTGGTAGCACTCAATCCGTCCATTCTCTGGATAATCATTTCCGCAGTCCTTTTAGTGGCTCCCATAATACTGGTCGGGTTCACAGCCTTGTCTGTGGAAATAAAAACAAAAGTCTTAGCCTTTACCAGATGAGCAGCTTTAGCTAAAATTCGGGTACCTAAAATGTTGTTTTTTACAGCCTCTTCCGGGTTTTTTTCCATTAACGGCACATGCTTATGGGCGGCGGCATGAAAAACCACCTCGGGCCGGTAACAGTTAAAGATCCGGTTAATTCGGCGTGAGTCTCTAATATCTGCAATTACCGCAATCAAAGCTAAATCCGGATACTCCTCCCGCAACTTTCTTTCAATATCAAAGATGCTGTTTTCACCGTGTCCTAACAATACCAGCAACCCCGGATTAAAACCCGCCAACTGCCGGCACAGCTCCGAGCCGATTGACCCGCCGGCACCGGTAATTAATACCACCCGTCCGGTTAAATAGTCAGCAATTTCATCAATATTTAAAGAAACCGGCCGGCGACCAAGTAAATCTTCTACCTCAACTTCACGAATAGCGCAAATCCTTATTTTTCCTGTGATTAAATCATAGATACCAGGTAAAATTTTTAATTGGGTCTTGGTTTTGTGACATATCTCCACAATTTCCCGTACCACTTCACCCGGTACCGAAGGCATAGCGATAATTATTTCTTTTACTCCGAACTTATTCACTATAGACGGGATCTGCTCCCGGTTTCCCAAAACGGGTAAACCATGCAGCACAGTATTCTGCTTCTGAGGGTCGTCATCCACATAAGCTACCGGCTCTAAGTCACAATTTTTACGTTTCTTTAGCACCTCTGCCACAATTCCACCGGCTACTCCGGCACCTACTATTAATACTTTTTTCCTGTGTTCAGCCAAAATTTTTTGTCCCTCTTTTCAACAAGAACATTAAACCTACTGTCAAATACTTTTTTTATGTAATGCATGATATGGTGAAAATTGCAAAAGAGTGCATTATACACGCAGTTTCATTGCTATTTTTTATTTTGTTTAATCCTGTGATATAATAGGTTAAAATTACTAATATATTCTAGGTAAAAAAATGAATAAAAAGATAGAAAATATTTGTCAAATTAAACCCGTTTGTGGTTTAATAATCTTATGTATTCTTTGCCTGTTGAGAGGAGAAATGAGAATTGAAACTTCCAACCCTAAAAATTAAAAACCTTCTGCCTAAATATCCGATTGTTCAAGGGGGAATGGCAGTTAAGGTTTCTACCGCTCCTTTAGCGGCAGCAGTAGCTAACGCAGGGGGGATTGGAATTATCGGGGCTACTGGAATGTCCTTAGAAGAACTTCGAGAGGAAATTAGAACAGCTAAAAACTTATCTAAAGGGATTATTGGTATTAACATTATGTTTGCCGCAAAACAATTTGCCGGCATCGTAAAAGCAGCCATAGAGGAAAAAATCGATGTAATCTTTAGCGGGGCCGGTTTTTCCAGAGATATCTTCGGCTGGGGCGAAGAGGCCGAAGTTCCTATTGTATCAATAGTTTCTTCTGCCAAAGCAGCCAAACTGGCTGAAAGATCCGGTGCCGCTGCCGTTGTGGCCGAGGGTTTCGAGGCCGGAGGGCACCTCGGTACTGATCAATCAATAGAGAAAATTCTACCAGAAATTAGGGCTGCCGTAAAAATTCCTGTCATTGCCGCCGGGGGTATCGTAGATGGTACAGATATGGCCCGAATGGTTAAGATGGGAGCGAACGGCGTTCAAATGGGGACTCGTTTTGTGCTCAGCGAAGAATGTACTGTGCATGATTCCTTTAAGCAGGCTTACCTGCGGGCCCAAAAGGAAGACGTACAGATTATTAAAAGCCCTGTAGGCCTTCCCGGGCGGGCCATAACAAACATCTTTGCCCAAAAAATCATGCAAGGTGAAGCACCAAAACCGAAACACTGTGACCGGTGTTTAAAAAACTGCTCCGCTGACTACTGTATATTAGCCGCCCTCAACAAAGCCAAAGACGGGCTTATAGACCAGGGGGTTATTTTTAGCGGACAAAATGTCTATAGAATTAAAGAAATTCTTCCAGTGCAAAAAATTTTTGAAAAATTGTTAGCGGAATTTAAAATGAGCAGAGAATGACAGAATTTAAACCTGGAAAGTGAATGAGAAACATTAGGAGGAAATAAAATGCTCTATGAAAGTACGCGGGGAAAATACAATACCATACTGTCTGCTGAGGCTATAAAACAGGGTATTGCCCCGGACGGTGGCCTTTTTGTCCCCAGTAAAGGGGTGGCTCTCTCTGCTGAACAAATTTATGACATGATTGACCTGAACTATAAACAAATAGCAATAGAAATTTTAAAGCTCTTTCTGACCGACTTTACCGAAGAAGAAATAACGGACTGTGTTAATAATGCCTACAATGAGGACAAGTTCGATGCTAAAGAAATTACTCCTTTATCTAAGCTTTCGGATTATCTCTTCGTTCTGGAGTTATGGCACGGGCCAACCTGCGCCTTTAAAGACATGGCCTTACAAATTCTACCCCACTTTCTTACACGGGCCGCTGAAAAGACCGGGGAAACAGATAATATTGTAATTCTGGTAGCCACCTCCGGTGATACAGGTAAAGCTGCTTTGGAAGGTTTTAAAGATGTGCCGAAAACTCAAATTATCGTTTTCTACCCGGAACAAGGTGTAAGTGAGATTCAAAAGCTGCAGATGGTTACCCAGGAAGGAAACAACACGCATGTCGTAGCTGTTCGAGGTAATTTTGATGATACCCAGAGCGGGGTTAAGGCCATATTCGGGAATGAACACGTTAGAAACCGGTTAAAAGAACACCACTACAGGTTCTCCTCAGCCAATTCCATAAATTGGGGGAGGCTGGTACCTCAGATTATTTATTACTTTTCGGCCTATCTTGAATTATTGAAGAAAAAAGAAATCGCTCCCGGTGAAGAAATTAACTTTGTTGTACCCACCGGTAATTTTGGTAATATTCTGGCCGGCTTTTATGCCCGTCAAATGGGCCTGCCGGTACACCGCCTAATTTGTGCCGCCAATGAAAACAATGTCTTAACGGACTTTATCAAAACCGGTCTTTATGACCGGGAAAGATTATTTAAAAAGACAATCTCTCCCTCAATGGATATTTTAATATCCAGCAACCTGGAAAGACTGCTGTATGAATTAACCGGGCATAATGCCGGCAAAATCAATGAGTGGATGAATGAATTAAAAGGGGACGGCAAATACCGGGTAGATTCGGACACATTTAACCGGGTTAAGGAAATATTCTGGTCAGATTTTGCTACCGATTCACAAACACTGGCCACCATTAAAGAAGTCCATCAAAAATATAATTACGTCATGGATACCCATACGGCAGTAGCAGAATATGTTTACAATAAATATACTAAAGAAACCGGTGACCGGCGAAAAGCAGTAATCGTTTCCACTGCCAGCCCGTTTAAGTTTAATGCCAGTGTGGCCAAAGCACTCCTGGAAGAGGAAGCTATTCAAGGCAGAAGTGAATTTGATTTATTAAAAGTACTGGCGGATATAAGCAAGCTACCCATCCCCAAGGGGCTGCAAAATTTAGACACAAAACCGGTTCTTCATAAAAAAGTAGTAGAAAAAGAAGAAATGCTTGAGGCTATAAAAGATATAATTATTTATTAAAAACTTTAAATGGGGAAGATTCCGGCCGGAATCTTCCCCATTTGATTTTTGCCTAAATATAATAGTCATAAAAACGAAGCTGCAGCTCAGTTAGTAATATCTTTCTTTTGGAAATTTTATTTAATATTTCATTGGCTTTCATCTGGGCATACACGCTTACGCCAATGCTCCTGGGATCTACTTCATCCAGGTTAATCTGGTGACCACCCTTTTCCGTAGAATACAATTTACCCCATAAGGAGGGAAGTACTACCCCGACATAGGGCCGGTCAACCGGTACAATTAATACATCATAAACTTTTTTAGTAACACCGTCAAATTCCACATCTTCTTTAATTACCGGGTCAATTTTTTCTTCATAGTTGTCCCAGTCAATAATATCATCATAAACCAGTAATCCAATACCAAAATGGCGCTCCATTCCCATTCTTTATGTCTCCCCCCTAAAAAAAAACCAGTTATAAATTTTAGGTTTATATAATATTGTACTTTATATTCAAAGATATTTCACCTGTTTTAAAAAAAAAGAAGCACTGCTTGTGCTTTTTTAACTAAACTTTAATTAGATTAATTCGAAGTTTTTTTAATATTAACCTCGTATTGGTTTTCCCCCTCACTCTTAATTAGTTTTAGTCGAACAAAACCATTCTTCTCTAAAACTTTATCCATCATAAATAACATGTCGTCAATGACCAAATATTCCTTATTGCTATCTATAACCTGTTCGGCTGTTTCTACCTTGGGAGTATTGTCCGCTGATATTGCTGCACCCGGTGCTATTTTATTTTTTCCACCAAAAAAATAATACAAGCAGGAAGCCAAATAAATTAAGGTGATCATACTAAGTACAACCAAAATTTTGGTTTGTTTGAGCAAATATAAACACCTCCCTTATTAACATGATATTGTTCAACACTTAAAATGGTTCTGGGAAATGTATAATAATCTACTTAAAGTGACATATAATAAAAACCCCGCAGGCAAAAACGCAAAACCGCGGGGTTGATTTCAAATATCAATTATAACATTTATTTAGTTTAGGCTCTTTCTCCTGAAGAACTGTCCTCCATATAATAAAGCACATAGGCCCGTGGTGGATCCTTCCTAATCTCAGCCATTACCGGAGGACCAACTGAAATTTCTCCGATAAAGTTCATTTCTGCATCCAAATCAAAATCTTCTTCTTCAACTGCTTTAAAGCACTCTAATTTAGCATCGTTATATTTGGGCTTAATTCCCAGTTCCTGATATTTGGCCCGGGCTTCTTCTTCAGAATCCGCAAAAACAATCCGAGTGTTTGTCGGGTGCAACATATGTACAACTCCTCCCTTACTTTTTTTATTTTTATTTTACCCTAAATAGTATATAAATACCAGCATTAATTAGCAAATATAGGCAATACCAAACTCTATCTTTACAAAGTAGGCATTTGCCTGGAGTTTTAAAGCCACAGCAAATGCCTGTTTTTTTTAAGCAGAAACTTTTTGGTTAAAAGAAATTCTAAAATTACTCAGTTCGTTTAACATTATTTCCAATTCACGGGGTTTTAAAGATTGCGGACCGTCCGAAAGGGCTTTTGCCGGGTCGGGGTGGACTTCTACCATAATTCCGTCCGCTCCGGCGGCCAGGGCCGCTTTCGACACAGGGCCCACCAGTTCACGCCTGCCCGTGCCGTGACTGGGGTCAGCAAAAAGAGGTAAATGCGAAAGCTGTTTAACAGCCGGAATGGCATTTATATCAAAGGTATTGCGGGTATAGGTCTCAAAACTACGAATACCCCGCTCGCATAAAATCACCTGTCTGTTTCCCTCAGCCAGAATGTATTCAGCAGCTGAAAGCCACTCTTCTAAAGTAGCGGACAACCCCCTTTTTAATAGTACGGGCTTTTTAATCTTGCCAACTTCTTTAAGCAGCGAGAAATTTTGCATATTCCGGCTGCCGATCTGAACTATATCCGCATACCTGCAGACCACCTCAATTTCCCGGATATCCAAAACCTCGGTAATGACCGGGAGACCGGCAATTTCTCTGGCTTCAGCCAGGATTTTCAGCCCTTCCAAACCAAGGCCCTGAAAATCATAGGGTGAAGTTCTGGGCTTGAAAACCCCACCGCGCAAAATACTAACACCCATTTCTTTGAGCTGAACAGCCAGGTCAACCAGCTGTTCCCGGTTTTCCACCGAACACGGCCCGGCGATAACACATACATTACCACCACCGATGGTAATTTCACCGAGCTTAATAATTGTATTCTCCTTTTGGTATTCCCTGCTTACCAGCTTATAAGGCGGCAACGGTTTCAACCTCCTTTAAGCTAAGGGCTTCTTTCAGCTCCCGCACCTTAGCAGCAAGGATTTCTACCAGGTTTCCGGAGTTAGCGTATTCCTCAATTAACTTAACCAGGGCACTACCCACTATCACTGCATCACAGTACCGGGCCACTCCGGCAGCTTGAGCGGGCCCGGAAATACCGAAACCAACTGCAACCGGCAGCCGGCTGTATTTCCTGACCCGGATGACAAAATCAGCCAAATCGGTTTCAATAGACCTGCGAACCCCGGTAACACCCAGCGAAGAAACACAGTAGATAAAACCGCCTGCCCGGGTCGTAATTTTTTTAATCCTCTCTTCAGGGCTGTTTGGCGCAACTAACGGAATTAAAGAAATTCCCTTTTCTTTAGCCGGTTCCCTTAAAGGTGCCGCTTCTTCAAAGGGTAAGTCCGGCACAATTAAACCGTTAACGCCTGCGCTGGCAGCTTGGTCTATAAACTTTTCCAGACCAAATTGATATACCGGATTATAATAGGTCATTAAAACCAGCGGAATATCAGATTTATTCCGAATTTCTTTCACTGCATCAAGAATACCGCCCAGGGTAGTTCCCCCGGCCAAAGAACGAATGGAGGCTTTTTGAATAGCCGGCCCGTCGGCTACAGGATCTGAAAAGGGTACTCCCAGTTCGATTACATCAGCCCCGGCCCGGTCCATGGCCAAAACAAGCTCAACGGTAGTTTGCATATCGGGGTCCCCTGCCGTAATAAAGGGGATCAATGCTTTTGCACCGTTTTCTCTCAGCTCTGCTAATCTCTTCTCAATCATTTAATTAAAACTCCTTTCGCTTTTGTAATAAAAGCTTTTATTTTTTCAATATCCTTAACCCCATTAGTCTCCACTCCGCTGGAAACATCCACCGCGTAGGGTTTTACAGTTTTAATCGCTTGTGCTACATTGTCCGCATTTAGCCCCCCGGATAAAATAACGGGCTTTTGAAAATTAACTATTTTTAAAACATCCCAGTCAAATACTTCTCCGGTTCCCCCGGCCAATCCATTTTTATAAGTATCAAACAGATATGCATCCGCGCTGCAATTTAAGGCTGCCCGTACTGATGCCTCTCCCTTAACCTGAAAGGACTTAATTATACTGCACCTTATACCCCGGTAAAAATCAGGTTGTGCTTCACCATGCAGCTGAATGGTATCCAACCCGCAATAATTAACAATTTCCTGTACTTCACGGGGTACTGTATCTACGAAAACTCCTACTCTGCTTACAAAGGGGGGTAATTCCATAATTATTTTTTGCGCCTTAGATGGGCTAATTTGCCGTCTGCTTTTAGCAAAAACAAATCCCAGGGCATCTGCTCCCGCATCCACTGCTGCCCTGGCAATTTCCAGGCTTTTAATACCGCAGATTTTTACCCGTACTGTATTAAGCATTTTCCACTCTCCTGCCGTCAGCCAAACCAACAAAACCTCTGAGCTCCCGGACTCCTTCCCCGGGATCGGGACGAACCATGAAAGCCTCTCCCACCAGGACAGCATCGACCCCGGCAGATTTCAAAGTTAAAATATCTTCACAGGTTTTAATACCACTCTCACTGACCACTGCCACCCCGGGATCATTAATCTTTTCTATTAGACGCAGTGTATGGTCTATATCGGTCTGAAAGGTTTCTAAATTCCGGTTATTAATGCCGATAATCTTAACCCCGGCCCTAAAGACCACTGCCAATTCCTCTTCCCGGTGTACTTCCACCAAAGCCTCCATCCCCAGCTGCCTTGTAAGCTTATAAAAGCTTAATAAAGTCTGATTTGTAAGTGCACGGGTGATTAGGAGTACAGCATCCGCCCCCAGTAACTTAGCTTCGTAAATTTGATATTCATCTATAATAAAATCCTTTCTAAGAAGGGGTAACGGGGTTAGCCCGGAAGCCAGCTTTAAATATTCGGGACTCCCACCGAAAAAGTTCTCGTCAGTTAAAACTGACAGGGCAGCTGCCCCGGCCCGGGTATAAGAAGTTATAATTTCTTCAGGATTAAAATTCGGTCTCAATAGCCCCTTGGACGGGGACTTTCTTTTTAACTCGGCAATTATAGACACTTCTCCGGGGCGCTTCAGGGCTTGGTACAGTGATTTTTTTGTTTTTTTATCGGTAATTTGGGATTTTAACTGTTCAATAGAAATTTCTTTTTTCTTTTGATTTACCTCTAATTTCTTATAATCAACAATTTTTTTTAATACCCCCGAGAGAGGTCTCATAAACCGGCCACCTGCTTTCTGGTATAACGTTTGGTGAATGCCACCAGGTCATTTAATTTTTGCAGGGCGTAACCTTCATCAATACACTTTTGGGCCAGTAAAATACCTGTTTTATAATCCTCAGTCGCACCAACTGACATGAACCCCAGGGCAGCATTTAAAACTACTGCATCACGGCGGGGGCCTTTCTCCCCGGCCAGTACCTGCCGGGTAATCAGAGCATTTTCCTCCGGGATCCCCCCGGCCAGGTCACTGACTGAAGCTCTTTTTATACCATAATCGCCGGGATCAAGCCGGTAACAGGTTACTTTTCCGTCTCTTACCTCACAAACCTCAGCCGCACCTACCGGGGATACTTCATCCAGCCCCCCGGCCCCGTGTACCACAAAGGCCCGCACCACACCCAGCCGGGCCAATACCCCGGCCATGGTTTTAGTAAGCTCCCTGTTATAAACTCCCAGAACATGAGCCTTAGCCCCTACCGGATTCGTTAAGGGCCCCAGAATATTAAAGACCGTACGAAATCCCAGCTCACGGCGGGGTCCCACAGCATGACTCATCGCTTTATGCAAAGCAGGTGCATACAAGAAGGCAATTCCGACTTCCTCCAGGCAGTCAGCAATAGCTTCGGGCTCCAGCTCCAGGTTAACACCCAACTTTTCCAGTACATCAGCACTGCCGCATTTACTGGAAGCAGAACGGTTACCGTGTTTGGCCACCTTCACTCCTGCCCCGGCCAGCACCAGGGCTGCAGTAGTTGAAATGTTAAAGGTATTGGCCCCGTCACCGCCGGTACCACAGGTATCCACTACCATAGGGGATTTAATCTTGACTGCCGTGGCCTTTTGGCGCATAACCCTGGCAAAACCGGTGATCTCATCCACCGTTTCCCCTTTTAATCGTAATGCCGTCAACAGAGCGGCAATCTGGGCCGGGGTAGCTTCACCCTCCATAACCTTTTCCATAACAGCACAGGCCTCAGCTTCGCTCAAATTTTGTCCGGATACTACTTTTCCCAAAATTTCTTTTAACACTCAGCTCTCCTCCTCTCAACTCGTGAAAAACAATAGGTTACTTAACCTGCATAGGCACTGGCAAAGACTTTTTTATCAGAATCACATTCAAGTTTTTGGGGAAAGTCTTTGACCAGGCGTAAAAAATTATCGATTAAATCCATCCCATGCTCCGAAAGCATAGATTCGGGATGAAATTGAACCCCCTCCACAGAACAGCTTTTATGCCTTAAACCCATTATTTCACCCTGTGCGGTCCAGGCAGATACTTCCAGACAATCCGGCAAAGATTCCTTTTCTACTATCAAAGAATGGTAACGTACAGCAGTAAAAGGAGACGGTATATTCTTAAAAATCGTACCCCCGTCATGGTAAATTTTCGAAGTTTTACCGTGCATCAACCTATCTGCCTGAATCACCTTACCGCCAAAGGCCTGCCCGATTACCTGGTGCCCCAGGCAAACCCCAAAAATAGGCAACTTACCGGCCAGGTTTCTCACCAAGGAAAGTGATACGCCGGCACCGTCCGGTTTCCCCGGCCCGGGGGAAATTACTATCCCGGCGGGCCGTAAGCCAAGTATTTCCGGCAAGGTTATTTTGTCACTGCGCAAAACCATGACCTTCGTCCCTGTTTTGGCAAAATACTGCACAAGGTTATAGGTAAAAGAGTCGTAATTATCAATCATCAAAATCATTTCGGGCTCACCTCAGCTCCCCTAAACTAAAAACTGTACTTTTCTCTAATATCCAAGCACCCTCAACAGGGCACCTGCTTTATTTTCTGTCTCTACATACTCTTTTTCCGGGTCAGAATCGGCTACAATACCGGCCCCCGCCTGCACATAACAGGTATCCCCATCAATCACGATAGTCCGAATGGCAATGGCGGTATCCATGGAATTGTTAAAACCTATATAACCCACTGCCCCGGCATAGATTCCCCGCCGGGCAGACTCCA
This window contains:
- a CDS encoding anthranilate synthase component II, with the translated sequence MILMIDNYDSFTYNLVQYFAKTGTKVMVLRSDKITLPEILGLRPAGIVISPGPGKPDGAGVSLSLVRNLAGKLPIFGVCLGHQVIGQAFGGKVIQADRLMHGKTSKIYHDGGTIFKNIPSPFTAVRYHSLIVEKESLPDCLEVSAWTAQGEIMGLRHKSCSVEGVQFHPESMLSEHGMDLIDNFLRLVKDFPQKLECDSDKKVFASAYAG
- the trpC gene encoding indole-3-glycerol phosphate synthase TrpC, with product MRPLSGVLKKIVDYKKLEVNQKKKEISIEQLKSQITDKKTKKSLYQALKRPGEVSIIAELKRKSPSKGLLRPNFNPEEIITSYTRAGAAALSVLTDENFFGGSPEYLKLASGLTPLPLLRKDFIIDEYQIYEAKLLGADAVLLITRALTNQTLLSFYKLTRQLGMEALVEVHREEELAVVFRAGVKIIGINNRNLETFQTDIDHTLRLIEKINDPGVAVVSESGIKTCEDILTLKSAGVDAVLVGEAFMVRPDPGEGVRELRGFVGLADGRRVENA
- the trpD gene encoding anthranilate phosphoribosyltransferase, translated to MLKEILGKVVSGQNLSEAEACAVMEKVMEGEATPAQIAALLTALRLKGETVDEITGFARVMRQKATAVKIKSPMVVDTCGTGGDGANTFNISTTAALVLAGAGVKVAKHGNRSASSKCGSADVLEKLGVNLELEPEAIADCLEEVGIAFLYAPALHKAMSHAVGPRRELGFRTVFNILGPLTNPVGAKAHVLGVYNRELTKTMAGVLARLGVVRAFVVHGAGGLDEVSPVGAAEVCEVRDGKVTCYRLDPGDYGIKRASVSDLAGGIPEENALITRQVLAGEKGPRRDAVVLNAALGFMSVGATEDYKTGILLAQKCIDEGYALQKLNDLVAFTKRYTRKQVAGL